The following nucleotide sequence is from Toxoplasma gondii ME49 chromosome IV, whole genome shotgun sequence.
ACACAAGTCCCTGATGACGTGCGAGAAGACTGAGACAAGTTGGAAGTCAGTGTCGAGGACGCTCACGTCTGGAGCTTTGTCGGCTCGTCCCCTCGAAAGGCAGCATCTCCTTGACCctgagagaaaggaaaaggacgGCAGCGGAAAACAACCACTGCGCGGATAAAAAACCGAGTTGCGTTGACAAACAGAAGGGGTGCACAAAGACAACAAACACAGGGAAGCGCATATGTGCACGTCTTCATGCAGCGTATCTACAAATGTGTAAACTCTCCGCGAAAGAGCAGTGCAAACGATTCTTCAGCTGATCTGTCATCTGCGTCTCGTGCCCCGCGTCAGATGGTCGGAAACACATGGGCACCGAAAGTatagaaacagagacaccacGGGAAAAGCTTCCGACAACCGAAGCACACACAAGACCGTCAATGAATAGGTTGACTCCAACAAGTCAGAGCCAGGCCAATGCGGCTGTCTAGTACTTGATGGTGTACGAAATCTCCTGTCAACATCTGGGAAGGACGAAGCAGTAAAAAGTCCGCACTGTGCCCAGACACAGCTGGACAGACGGGTTGAAGAGGAGGCACTTGAAAGCAACGTCGAGGTGTTTGGCAGGATAGTGGAATGCCGCTGCGCCCGAACTCCCAGGCCAGTAAAGAATCTAAAACTGTGCAACTTACGTCATCTTGAGGGCCTGCCTCTCGTCGAGCTTCATAGCTACACTCTGGTGCTGCGTAAAGATCTGTCGGCAAAAGAGAGACCGAAACTCCTCTTCCAGCTTGTCATCGTGCACAACGATTCGCGACTCTGTTCACCGCAGCACAACGATCGGCAATCACGAGTAAAAGCACGAAGGCTGCGCGGACAAACGCGTCGCACCAGGAGGCACTCCggccgaagaaaaacggtACAGAAGCGACATGTGACAAGTACACGATGTGCCGCCGAAAAGCAGACATCCACTGTAACTGGATCGCAAAGGCAACCGACGTTGTGAGGACGCAGAAAACCATGCAAATATCGCCTTTGTGTGCTTGTGCCCATTACGCCTTACGCACTAGCGCACGATACACACGAGGCACAAGTCTCGGCGCCATGCATCGCATGTCAGTCAAAAAAACGGCGCAGTTCACGAGACAGACCAGGAGACTCCGAATCAACGCCACAGTTCTCCCTGTTCAACGGCGGAGTgaccgagaaaaacagactgGACATAGCGTTGGCAAGTTTCTGATACCTGGTTTGAGGTAAGTGGAAACCTCGACTTGCATCACTCCAATCTGGTACAGATGCTCGCGGTCCGCCGGGAGCTGAAAAGGTCGAAGTGCGACCTCATCTCTCAATTGAATTCTCGCACTCTCCCGCTGACACGTATTCAGACCGATCTCATTTTCTTGGAGCAATCCATCGGGCCTGCACTCGTACAAAACGTCAACCGTAAGTGTTTCGACACACTTGTTCGTTTTGCAACTCAATCACCAAGAACACGACACAAAAAAAGGAAATGAACTTGGGTAGCGAGTCTCGCCGTAGAAGAGGCAGAACTCGGCCCTTGTCGCTGTTGAAAGCTGTGCTCCGAGTGGCTTCCCTGTGGTATCACTCAATAAGCATATTTGGACCGAAACTCGTGCAAAACAGGAACATGTGGCTGTCTGTGTATGCAGAAGTGGGGACAAGGGGCTATACGCTCGACCGTTGGTGTCGTCATAAGATACGCCATGGCAATGTTCTCTCACAATCCAGGATTCATATCCGTCCAGGCCTCATCATCCCGTGGTGATGGAGGGATGTCCGTTGCCCCCGACATGCGCTTCATGCAACACCGATGGGGAACAGTAAATACTTCCGATGCTCTGTTGTTTCATGAGTATCATCTTACATGACAGAAACGACAATGTTCTTCACCTCGCAGAGGATTGCATTGCCGGACACATCCCCAGATGACGCCGCCGTCTGTCGGAGGGTGGCGTATACCCGTGGGTTGACGTATGCCTGAGGCAGCAATCAGACGTGTGCATACGGTCAGACGAAGAACTGGAAATGACAACGCCGTAGACGGGGCCACAGCGAAAATgggaaagcagaaaactgTGAAGCCTTGAGTTGTGGCGTCCTCTAGCCCGCACCGTGGCTCTGCTGCAAAGTAGGGCTGCAATATATGCTTTGGATCCCCGTTTTTCGCACATGAAtaacaagaagagagaccccAAAAGATGTGTCCGTGAACAACGCACACGCGTGCCCGGCAGCAGCACATCTAAAAGCGTAGGCACGAGGTGTAAGGCTGGCAACAACAAATtggggagagaggggcaTGAAACGTGACAAGAGAAGGTCAGTCGCTAGGAGTTCCTCTGTTCAGAAACTGAAGTTCACGACAGGAGAAACTTGTCGCGGCTACTTCCTTGCTGAAAGCTCATCGAGCGGCAACGGGTCTCTTACGCAGTTTGTGAAGGCCACATCCTTGGACGGCAGCTTGACAGTGGTCAGTACGAATGCCATCTTCTCCCAAATGAAGACGATCACAAAACGTGGAGGTATCTAATTTTTGGGAGGGTGAATTGGCTGAACGAGACTCAGTCCAGCGGGCTTTCCACGTAGGACTgcacgaggagaaaaagtgaTGCATGCGGCCAACAAGACACTGTGCTGCTCTTGACTCGGTAGCCTGATGCTAGCAGACACACTGGTCAAGCCCCGTGCCCTTCTGCAATTGTTtgaaacaggaaaaagaagttCATGAAGTGAAGCCTTCATAGCAATAAACAAAGTTACAATGGGAACCTGCCCAAACGTAGCATTTAGCATGACGCTGTCACGGGTGAACAACAGGAGAGGGGGTGCATGCCCAGGCGGGAGACGCAGCACGATGATGGCTTTAAAAAAAACAAAGCCAGTTGGAAGAGGTGGAAGGCAGAATGAACGGAGAATCCTTATCACTTCAAGTGACAAAATGAGTGAGGATTTATCTTTAGTAAGTGTCGGTCAGCTGTGAAGATTAATCATAGCAGAGCACGGTTGCAGGCCAGTTCGCTGAATCTGCGGTACAACCCAACCACCAAAAACCAATGGTAAGCTTTCTGTCATGAACTGTTCGGCGTGTCGCATATGATGTCAGCGTATCTTTCATCGTGTCCACTTTGGCCAAGGCTAATCCAGTGTGCGTGAGGTCCCTAGATTTTCAAAAAAGTGCGGTGGAGGCCACCTGCTCCGAAGCTGATACCAGGTTCCCGTCCACAGGTGGCCGAGGTGTCTCGAGCGCTGAGGTCAGCGATCCCATATACCACGTCACTTTAATGTTAAATTTATTGGCGATGACCCCAACTGTTGCAGCGTCACCTGCTGTGTCGATGAGGACAACGATCCAAATGAAGTTCGGTCTTGTTACATCGGATACACTGATGAACCCGCACATCATTGTGAGATCATTCGAGGCACAGCGCGGTGACATAGTCCTATGGCATGTGCGAATCCTGTGCTGATCCTCTCATTTTATCTTCCGGGAGTCTGCATACAATTTCGTGGAAAACAGCGTGCGACGCGGAGTTAAACATCCACCAGCTTCGTCCCACCACAACGCACCCTATGTGAGAGTATGCGCATCGCTTGCTGTTTGAATATGAGATATGTGCTGTTTCGCGAGTGTTGCGCTGTGATTCTGTATAACCTCACCTGCGGTTCCTGTGAGCAAGCGTGTTGCATCGAATCCGTCAGTCAATGTGAACGCGCCATTGATTGTGTCAATGGGGTAGCAGTCAATGTTGCAGAGTTTCAGCAGAGTTTGCTTTTGGTCGTCGGATAACGATCCCCATTCTTGAGGCCTCTTGCAGGGACCTGCAGCGATAATGCAATGGATTGTCTTACAGCGTCACGTGTTTGACCGAACCTGTATATAACGGCCCTGGCTCGCACCACCCTGCACAACCATAGTCACATTCACTCTCCACTGCGCGCAGCTTGGCAGGGCCTACCTGGTTTTCGCGGGATTCGCTGCCAGCCGATAGGGCATCCGGAGCAATTTCGTGTCGCCTGCCCTGTAAACTCAAAAACATGCAAGGGCCCCAAGACAGTCACATGCACTAGATCATACCTTCGCAGGGCCAGGTCACGCGGCATCGCCTCTCGAACTCTGGGGAACTCGATGTAATTTGTGCATTGCAGCGATTCAGGATCTCGGTACCTTGCTTGTCGTGCTCAGACATGAAGTCAAAATGCGTAAGCGAGGGACACTGGGTCGACGATGCAAAGCCTGGGTAACACCAAGTCTGGTTAGTGGCAGATTCGACGTTTAGCGAGAACAGTCCTTACTCTCTGGCGCACGACATGCTCCAGAATCCATCAGGTTCATCCAACCCGACGGGCATGGGGCTGTAGAGTATGCTCGCTTGCCTGCCGCACAGTTTGACTACAGCAGAGTATGTATTATATCACTGATAATATAAACGTACAAGATGCGACAGTTGTCTGTTCTACGCACGGCCACCGCACATTGCAttcagcggcaaaagcctGTCGCGCCTGTGGAGTGAGTCGCTGGAGGTCGCGAGTATCTGAACAGGCAGAAGCGAAGCCCTGTAAATTCGATGGGTAAGGTGTGTCGCAAGGTGATGCTGTTGACATTCCTACCGAGGGAGGCCGGCACATGTGTGCCTCAGCATCATAGAACCAGCCGTTGgggcatgtgtgtgtgtaatCACGAACTGATCATCACGACTGATGTTGATTGTGAGCTGAAGCACACGATCCTCAAGTTCCTTACCGCAGTCCACTTGCTGACACGGCCATTCAACCTGGCCTAAATCACATCGAGAATGAAATGAAGTAAGGTCGTCTTCCAGTGTCTTCCAATGTCTGCATACATGCAACGGCAAAACGTTCCTTGTCTGCTGCTGGAAGCCCTGACAGGTCCTGCAGGGGAAAACATCGACAGAAGGTTTGTCCCCTTCAACATGTTCTTGACTTTCTCACTTGTTCTGCCTCGCAATGGCCCTTATAATCGCTGAGGATGAAACAACTGAAAGTTGTGTCGAGTCAGTTGGGAGATGATGACACTTACGCTGGCGCAATACATTTTCCGTTGTAGCTCCATCCTTCTGAGTGTACTCTATGCCATGCGCACTTGGTCCAATGAATGATAATGAAATTTGTACCTGGGCACTCTAAGGAGTAGTTACGTCCTCCACGAGCATCACAAACGGCATCCATACACGGCCACCTCATTTTGCACTCTGAGCAAGCATTTGCTGATGTTTCATGCGGCCACATAAAACCGTAAGTGTACCTAAAGAGATCTGCGACTTGTCTTGAGGTGTCTTTGCCTCAAAGGCCTGCCGAGAAAGGGAGCTTAAGGCATGCAAGTCGTCGTGGAAATGCAGTACGAACCAGAATATGAGGGCATGGGCCGCTGTAGTCGACCGGGGCTCGGCATTCAGTGTCGCTTATTTCTTCCCATCCGGCAGGGCACTTCTTGGCATCTGCGATATACTCAGATAGTTCGTTTATGGATACTCCGCAGCAACCGCTGTCAGGCTCACAATTTCTAGGGCAAGTCAGATCAGCCTAGATCATGCGACGATCAGGTAATTAGAACACGATCATTGCACGAAGATGCTTACGGGTGGCTCCAGTTCTTGCCAGGCGGCTTTTCTTGCCTGTTCTTTCTGGAAACAGGTGTGAAACACTGTCGATTTTGACGCAGATATGCGGGGTGTTATTTTACCAAAACTTGCTGTATTCG
It contains:
- a CDS encoding cpw-wpc domain-containing protein (encoded by transcript TGME49_318500~Signal peptide predicted by SignalP 2.0 HMM (probability 0.599) with cleavage site probability 0.560 at residue 20); protein product: MKIGCLFGAALIAWTTRVDAFRAAYRLLSNLEPTAGAYQRDMWGHPIKVANPGYQWAIPAGQTVNDPVFGSLPSAPGVPVAGTTGTNLLYGQTTTLSGQSLSPTPPGPTMPPPAGELPVVVGMAQGAAAATSAQLCAARQPAPAAAATGNVPIVSAAAVPAAAVSIPSLGGTLANKVLEFFTASSSVPNRPFTYPLMNTNIPLTIKQVLKEQARKAAWQELEPPADLTCPRNYAKKCPAGWEEISDTECRAPVDYSGPCPHILAFEAKTPQDKSQISLECKMRWPCMDAVCDARGGRNYSLECPEGWSYNGKCIAPADYKGHCEAEQDLSGLPAADKERFAVACQVEWPCQQVDCGKELEDRVLQLTINIIRDYTHTCPNGWFYDAEAHMCRPPSGFASACSDTRDLQRLTPQARQAFAAECNVRWPCVEQTTVASCKRAYSTAPCPSGWMNLMDSGACRAPESFASSTQCPSLTHFDFMSEHDKQEFERRCRVTWPCEGQATRNCSGCPIGWQRIPRKPGWCEPGPLYTGPCKRPQEWGSLSDDQKQTLLKLCNIDCYPIDTINGAFTLTDGFDATRLLTGTAASDAHTLT